The Lactuca sativa cultivar Salinas chromosome 2, Lsat_Salinas_v11, whole genome shotgun sequence genome includes the window tgaaaaattcaaatctgaaggaatcttttccaaatttgaacgtcgggtggcaaattatttggacaagattaagtattggccccggaggaacatcccaaggattctattgaatatgcaattcatttatgaagaaaatgttccccaacaaagtagtcatttgggagattgcggtgtttttgtttgtatgtttatggagcaattGGTTTCAGGTCAACCAATACGTGTTCTTATTGACCCAAAGAACGCAGCTTTAGAGTTCCGTCTACGGATGACAAAAATTATTTGGGGGTCTAGTCTTGGTCCtatgtagttggattatataattgtatatataaattaatgttggatttcattattagtttatttttacagtttactcaacggatggcaaaaaatataacgttacgacaattacaacaaattaatgacctactaattacttatcaatacataaaacataagaatgactacaacatttgttttaacgttacaaatacaacaatttattgacctaacaacttcaaaaccataaaaacaatattgaaaagcttacaacttgtaaacaagaactggcaagaacaacacccaactacaaaccaacgctatctttaacttcttattttctaattgaaagagcttattagagttagctactttagctattaccatagaagattggaccttctcttcatcaacccaactgataaacccgcattttggtccctgttaaatttaatattcacagtaagaaaataaatttttgtgatgtaaacacgagggtttaaatttgaatgacgttaacaacatgataccaaatatgggcaagcgtaaaacaatcttcctgggtttttagctgtacctaaaatcctaacgatacgttctcctccgcaattgcagtatgccattagccttctttttcttttaaatcgGAGTTACTTTCTCAGTTAAATTTTTCATACTGAGTGACACCCATTTATAGAAGAAATCATATAACAGACAATtctttttgactatgaaatgaactggtttgactatgaattcaaaaagttgaactatgaaatgcagacaagtacattctgtagtattgtcatgtcggtcagtgaaatttgactatgaaatgaactggtttgactatgaattcaaaaagttgaactatgaaatgcagacaagtacattctgtagtattgtcatgccggtcagtgaaatttgactatgaaatgaactggtttgactatgaattcaaaaagttgaactatgaaatgcagacaagtacattctgtagtattgtcatgtcggtcagtgaaatttgactatgaaatgaactggtttgactatgaattcaaaaagttgaactatgaaatgcagacaagtacattctgtagtattgtcatgttgGTCAGtcaaatttgactatgaaatgaactagtttgactatgaattcaaaaagttgaactatgaaatgcagacaagtacattctgtagtattgtcatgtcggtcagtgaaatttgactatgaaatgaactggtttgactatgaattcaaaaagttgaactatgaatttaaaaggttaaactatgaattttgatcagtagagatacaatattttctatttataattgcatttgtttcatattgcatttgtgtgatgattgtagagcacTATCATCGGTATTGAAAATGAGTAGTTACAGCGAAAGAACCTTTTCTCAATAACCAATTTTCTTACATAaccttcaaagaacaaatcctaataccttcacagccattaagaaaactgataccaaccgctttcaattctgttttgtggctttaggttgTGTGGTATAACATAtttcttttattgagttatatAATATTTCATGGTAATGTATCTCGATTAGTTTTTACTTATCACTAATATGTGTTCGTTTTTATGTAGAttcgtaccttccttaggtgcatgataccgctgatatatgtgggttatttaccccttcttgggagctttctgacaacaatgtacttcgcagtggctttagatggaaatcatgaaccactactcttagcaattggtttgggaaccttacagtgtgaagaatcatggagatggttcatgatgaggttaagagattgtttaggtgaggacatagaggttggtttcataagcaacTCTTCTTCGTCACGATAACGAACATTTTTACGTTTCGCATAACTAcatgctcgattgaaccatgtcacttcttcctttacatccgtccacttagtaacaacatctgatttttctcttttttgtccttctcccatctcatggttaaaCAAAGATGTGATGCGACTCCATTCATCACCAATTAGGCAATACGAGGGAGCAAGTAACGATTcaccatccttaacacttagccagGATTGTGTTAGAACTAACACCTCGTTTGTCGTCCATGGCCTTTCAGAATTGgaaccaggtacttcattcgaagaacttgctgcattcgacgacatttctaataatgggaattcgtttcgtttaggtgatttgggtgtttggtttatagatcttaaacatctatttatataaataaatagactatgaattaatactttgactacgaaatggttaTATTTGGACTACGATTTTCAGCTTTATACAGTGTTTTGTCATGTCAAACTGTCATTTATCTCTTGTCACTTAAGGGTCCCACTGGGATGTGCAGGTTACTACagtgacttgtcattactgtctagtcatttcaaagttggacttctcattactgtctagtatgtataaataccacttattgctccaatttaatacaatatcgactttattatgagttcctcacacaaatttgaaatttgctcatgcaacgaagtagattgttactactgtgattcggttgaccctttttttacaccctcttcagcCGGGCCATATATGtgacatgaaaattttgaagaattaaagaaggctaaagcacaacaagaagaggacaaagagtcatcccgacttctcactcaacttgctaatgatatagattcggaatgcaaacaagctcaagaatggattgacctcaataaaaacaaaatcaaagagcataaagattggataaaaaagagtaagaaggcaatcaaaacgactgaaaaacggcttgctgagaaggatgagcagttgatacacattatggtaaaaaaggatcgtttcgaagacaaaatgagaattagggatgactatataacaatggagaaagaaaagtacccgttgcagttccctgagtttaaaaattagttacaaagttgttgtaatattatcatgaaacagattaggttgccaaaggatcgtttgttgttttttttaaataacatgttgtaactgttaaaataaatctgcaaactatattttataatataaaggcttcattaattgttataatcaacaaacttaactaaaatatgaaagcatagcaatgtcttgtaagagttaataaaaatattacaatacataataagctaacaactcgtcattactcttaatttcaaggttgttttatatcaaaatcagcgtTATAGGTTTGTGAGCAACCCGCCGAACCACCAATACTATATGTCATTTCTGCAGTAGAAATTATGTGACCTGCTCTGCTACCGGACGCCCTTCTAGTACAATTATTTCTCGTGTGTCCTAGTTGACCACATGTAGAACGCTCTTTTAtaattggaccctcgccttgggatggaatgcggtctgtgtttcttggcctgcctggctgacgtttatccattataggtggcttaacaatcatcaaatcatcggggatctcccattcggatggcttcggcagagggtttattaattcctcatatgttttcctcagtgtttcAGTAAGGTAAGCTTTTAATGCAAACctcgagcagtcttggtaattgttcactgttaaacatcttatgacatgaccacaaggtatcccatcaagttgccaatgcctacatgtacatgtcatatgttgaaaatcaacaatcacattttgtgccccctttttgacctcgcatatcgtatttgagatcatgcgaacatcccatttggtaaaagttttcttgttttcttttacaacttcatccgcccaaggggtaagtgttgttgttgcttccgctaaaaaagcagccaaaatgaagaagttaagatcaataacatcaaaactaataaaaaattaatattacaaatttacTTAATACTtgcaaagttacgtctttgaaaccaccattgttgcattgtagcacgaaaaaaatcgatcaacataagtattggcaccttacgtgcgtgtctagataatgcatttatagactccgcactgttggacgacataagattgtatcggttccctttaaaatatgcccttgaccaggtttctggatttatactttttaagtactcccatactggttcttttgtctttttcataacatccatggcagcatcaaaagcatcaactgtgtacgccctacacgcctcccaaaaaattcctttaaccgtcttactcttaccgaatctagatactatgttgaaatacaaatggacaccacatattccatgatgagcgtgaggaaaaatgttggcaacggatgttgctatagatggagacctatcaaatataattgtaagctcctgcatatttcctatgcaatcatgtagtttttgaaaaaaccatgtccaagaatcggtacactcatttttgcatataccatatgcaaccggtaatatttggttttgtccgtccttagtaactgcaagtagcatggtacctttgaactcgccctttaggtgagctccatctactactagggtcggcttacaaaaattgacaaaagctcgtacctacaatacattgtatatctattcaaatacaccaaaataaatattaaaaaattaaattaggatatgataatactaaccgagcaaccgagtgcgacgtacaaaaactcaaagcgatcatcagcatctgttttaatatgtgtgacagtacccggattatgtttggccaagttgtgacaatacgccggaagtttggtaaaagaatcctctttcgtaccccttaacgacaacaatgcatattgcttcgcatgccatgcctgatggtatgagatattgatattcaattgagcattcatatcattaacaatttcttttccccaataaactctactatagtcttcagccaaaacatcagcaacatattcaccaaaaacatatttgtttgcttgtcgatgattaggttgcaacaatgttgaagaacatgtgtgtacatcaacaaatttattcacttggaaaagtccatcagaatttttaattgcttttgctcttagtaaccaagaacaatttttcgaaacacacacaacttcataccttgatttggtggatctacttgtcctcgtctggaaaccttctcgaagacatttttttaccaatacaccgctttaaaagttctttgttcttaaatatactctcacattgaatcttttgaagattcatgtctaccatctgtgttgggatatcttcattaatatcaactggccatgctggtacatggggcataccgtgaaaaaggttatcgggaaacttagctttaacttcatcacccaactcatctctatcgGAATTGCTTTGTAGCTCAgttatatctaaacatacatcatcaacatcaacataatgcccgtaaacatgatttttttcatttttttgacttgattttttttttctttttagttttatctaccacacgccgattcataagtttaacttcttgttcggcaacatcatcacaacgaccacccacatgattaagatatgtaccaacatcatcatcaccaacagacTTGTAATTCCCGGGATCCACATAGTGAATAtgtgaataactaacattaacattttcagcaacactgtgaaattgaggtacactaggagtattgaaagtacctatcggatcgttgctccctttataactgcataaattaccaacaagctggtttccaatttcaccacccccattaacctcctcaacttcatcaaccaccacaaacactttcacagcccttcctccactacatttgattacgtttatcaacattctaacatccatgtcttcaactatagctatataataatttaattcaggatggtggaaacgaagactaattctatatttgtctaacaaaccaattttgcttcttaccaaagatacaaaatcactataactaatatactcagaaaatatcaaagcaagttcagaaatacctccctgtggacatatgtattccagattagttccattaacttgccatctcccaccggttacaagacaaaccaaatattcaatcattttttgagcaaattgtagagagagtttctaaacaaataacaaccaaaatgatattttttttacaaaactttttatatagcaacatgatttcgtagtcaaaccaattcatttcatagtcaaacttaaaaaaaaaataatacaaaaaaaccACGATTTCGCAGATAGAGTGAGAGTATTTCGCagatggacctattccatctgcgaaattacccctatatatacagcaaaaatattaaaaaaaattaattaattccacctgcgaaagtacaagtacctaaagtacagctgtgctttaggtgcttgtactttcgcagatgagaaggtcatttcgcagatgggaccttctcatctgTGAAATTgctggctatttttgtaatttcgattttttttggctatttttataatgcaattagtgtaaatgactacttttgtcattttctctaaaatctcttaaattaataatttatttaaaataacttattaataattttaagtttttaatataaaaatttaattaattttataaccgtagttcccacgggttataaaacTAGTGAGTATATAAATACAAAGACTTTTTATTCTCGTGAGACTTATAGCACAATGACTCTTTCTTGCACTCATGGGGTGCAAATACGACCAAATTGGGTTGAGTTCACTAATTTGTGTCCAAGTGTGCATCTAGGTACTAATCCACTACGGATCAACCAAAAAAGTTTAGGAACCTTTTTGCAAACAATTATTTTTGTAATTGGAAATTGTTAGAGAAAATTTCAGTTACAAAATTGTATTCAATGAAATTAGTCATAAATTTTGGTCATGATTTCTTGACTAATAGCATTCATTTTTCTTTTGTCAATTACGTATTGATGTTTAATACTTCTGTTATGTTTTGTTGTATATATATAACGCATTTTTGACCGATTGAAATACACCAGATGCAACTATGTTCTCCAATTTTGCTTCTTCATTTTCTTGTTGATGTCAACGTAATCTTAAAGATTCAAACGGTCTATAAAAACCGCTATGTGTAGTATCTTAGGAAACAAACATACATAAATTAAATGTGTGAATTTGTTTCAACGATAACATGTTAAAGGTTCAACGTGATCTTAAAGGTTCATCCAtttgttacattttgtttttaaCGAGAAGCCAATCGACATCAACACCACAACCCCCATGAGTAGGAGAAGCGGGGCACAATGTGGGCAATTAACGACCAACCTAATCTATGACTTTTAGATAATTTTTCTAAAACACGCCATTGTTTAACTAGATAAATTTTAGTGTCAAAAACCATTACTACCCTTCTAAAGTTCTAATCACAACAACACATCCGTATTTAAtagaaacataataataataaatgtaaaAAGTAAACCATTAACTGAAATATGTAGAATAACAATACTACCCCTCTATTGACTCTAGTTACATAGATAACAGAAACTGCAAAATATCTAGCAAACTAGGATTCTGTTCCTTTGATTCCTATGCTATTCTCAGTAGAACAAAAACA containing:
- the LOC128132019 gene encoding uncharacterized protein LOC128132019 — translated: MAGIATYPNFMVAWWNVDTVLLPIHSSPNHWLFGELRLASMEVHIYDSLGRGAYEKFKSEGIFSKFERRVANYLDKIKYWPRRNIPRILLNMQFIYEENVPQQSSHLGDCGVFVCMFMEQLVSGQPIRVLIDPKNAALEFRLRMTKIIWGSSLGPM